In the genome of Geotrypetes seraphini chromosome 14, aGeoSer1.1, whole genome shotgun sequence, one region contains:
- the LYSMD2 gene encoding lysM and putative peptidoglycan-binding domain-containing protein 2, with protein sequence MADGSPPLRAEVGPGRFGSPVFPRSGSGSESEAELSQSLARTKTRSYGSTASVTAPLAESYVEHRVGDGDTLQGIALKYGVTMQQIKRANKLFTTDCIFLRKTLNIPVISEKKSLFNGFNSLDSPENESLESCTSWDKVSAQEETSSSPSPQETEYQLEEPEELSAKDFLQRLDLQIKLSTQAAKKLKEDDIRCADDAPYATSSYQQ encoded by the exons ATGGCGGACGGCTCGCCGCCGCTGCGCGCTGAGGTGGGGCCGGGCCGCTTCGGCTCGCCCGTCTTCCCGCGCTCGGGCTCGGGGTCCGAGTCGGAGGCCGAGCTCTCCCAGAGCCTGGCCCGCACCAAGACGCGCTCCTACGGCAGCACGGCTAGCGTGACGGCGCCTCTGGCCGAGAGCTACGTGGAGCACCGGGTGGGCGACGGCGATACGCTGCAGGGCATCGCGCTCAAGTACGGAGTGACG ATGCAACAAATAAAAAGGGCAAATAAACTGTTTactactgattgcatatttttgcGGAAAACCTTGAATATCCCAGTTATATCTGAGAAGAAGTCACTATTCAATGGCTTTAACTCGCTGGACTCTCCAGAGAATGAAAGTTTAGAGAGTTGTACGTCTTGGGATAAGGTATCGGCACAGGAAGAGACCTCTTCCTCTCCTAGTCCACAAGAAACTGAATATCAACTCGAGGAGCCTGAGGAACTGTCTGCCAAAGATTTCTTACAGAGACTTGACTTGCAGATAAAGCTGTCTACACAGGCAGCTAAGAAACTAAAAGAAGATGATATCAG atgtgcTGATGATGCACCCTATGCAACTTCATCCTATCAACAATAA